A genomic region of Pyrus communis chromosome 14, drPyrComm1.1, whole genome shotgun sequence contains the following coding sequences:
- the LOC137714843 gene encoding uncharacterized protein, whose amino-acid sequence MASPVSYAVFIASLLLCLLSSPAPFANARASRLVRSVCKQTQEQFGYSYRQCVKSLWKDIPIRSATNLKDLDIAVLKLAVASAAQTKATFEKAFNATDKNANGTAAIKQCVDSYDFALGSFVFALRGVNDGDKSVTEILTQAQDDLVRCQRALASVEVQLPMSVSTVNFWVMLYRDVAFFVTSQLLNI is encoded by the coding sequence ATGGCCTCCCCAGTCAGTTATGCAGTGTTCATTGCTTCCTTGCTCTTATGCCTCTTGTCATCTCCAGCACCATTTGCAAATGCAAGAGCGTCTCGATTAGTTAGGAGTGTTTGCAAGCAAACCCAAGAACAATTCGGCTATAGCTATAGGCAGTGCGTAAAATCTCTTTGGAAAGATATTCCAATTAGATCGGCAACTAATCTCAAAGATCTTGATATAGCCGTTCTTAAATTAGCAGTAGCAAGTGCAGCACAAACCAAAGCTACGTTTGAAAAAGCTTTCAACGCCACCGACAAGAATGCTAATGGCACGGCAGCCATAAAGCAGTGTGTAGATTCGTATGATTTTGCGTTAGGGTCTTTTGTTTTCGCACTGCGAGGGGTCAATGACGGTGACAAATCGGTTACCGAAATCCTCACACAGGCCCAAGATGACCTTGTTCGTTGCCAAAGAGCATTGGCCTCTGTTGAAGTTCAGCTTCCTATGTCAGTGTCGACGGTGAACTTTTGGGTCATGTTATATAGGGATGTTGCATTCTTTGTTACTTCCCAGTTATTAAATATCTAG
- the LOC137715316 gene encoding peptidyl-prolyl cis-trans isomerase CYP71-like translates to MEEPQNGGETLPTYAEEPQNGNANSAVAETEEEPMVGPGPPPPPRARPKRPLQFEHAYLDALPSAQMYEKSYMHRDVVTHVAVSSADFVVTGSVDGHLKFWKKKAIGIEFAKHFRSHLGPIEGLAVSVDGLLCCTISNDKSVKIYDVVNYDMMVMIRTEFVPGAVEWVYKQGDVKARLAISDRDSSYVHIFDARSGTNEPIIFREVHLGPVKVMRYNPVFDTVISADQQGMVEYWSPDTLKFPETGVKFRMKSDTNLFEIPKCKTTVSSIEVSPDGKQFSITSPDRRIRVFWFSTGKLRRVYDESLEVAQDLQRSDVPLYQLEAIDFGRRMAVEREIEKTESAPQPNAVFDESSNFLIYATLLGIKVVNLHTNKVSRILGKVENNDRFLRIALYQGDKSSKKVRKIPAAAANVNESKEPLTDPTLICCAFKKHRIYLFSQREPEEPEDATKGRDIFNEKPPADELLAASEIGKSSSTSLPDNVILRTTMGDIHMKLYPEECPKTVENFTTHCRNGYYDNLIFHRVIKGFMIQTGDPLGDGTGGQSIWGREFEDEFHKSLRHDRPFTVSMANAGENTNGSQFFITTVATPWLDNKHTVFGRVIKGMDVVQAIEKVKTDRGERPQVDVKILNVTVPKP, encoded by the exons ATGGAGGAACCTCAGAACGGAGGAGAAACCCTACCAACATACGCAGAGGAACCCCAGAACGGCAACGCGAACTCGGCCGTGGCGGAGACCGAGGAGGAGCCCATGGTGGGTCCCGgcccacccccaccccctcGCGCTCGACCCAAGCGGCCTCTCCAGTTCGAGCACGCCTACCTCGATGCTCTTCCCTCCGCTCAAAT GTACGAGAAAAGTTATATGCACCGGGACGTTGTTACGCATGTTGCTGTGTCATCGGCAGATTTTGTTGTAACTGGAAGTGTTGATG GACATTTGAAGTTTTGGAAGAAAAAGGCTATTGGCATTGAATTTGCAAAGCATTTTAGGTCCCACCTTGGTCCAATCGAAGGCTTAGCT GTTAGTGTTGATGGTTTGCTTTGCTGTACAATTTCAAATGACAAATCTGTGAAGATATATGACGTAGTCAACTATGATATGATGGTCATGATTCGCACAGAGTTTGTTCCTGGTGCTGTTGAGTGGGTCTACAAACAAGGGGATGTCAAAGCCAGGCTTGCCATCAGTGACAGGGACTCATCATATGTACACATTTTTGATGCACGATCTGGTACAAATGAACCTATTATCTTCAGAGAG GTACATTTGGGCCCAGTGAAAGTTATGAGGTATAATCCTGTATTTGATACAGTGATTTCAGCTGATCAACAGGGAATGGTTGAGTATTGGAGTCCTGACACCCTTAAGTTTCCAGAGACTGG GGTGAAATTCAGAATGAAAAGTGATACTAATCTGTTTGAAATCCCGAAATGCAAAACTACCGTTTCTTCTATCGAG GTTAGCCCAGATGGTAAGCAATTTTCGATTACTTCGCCCGATCGCAGGATACGTGTATTTTGGTTTAGCACAGGCAAACTACGACGAGTTTATGATGAATCTCTTGAG GTGGCCCAAGATCTCCAGAGAAGTGATGTGCCTTTGTACCAGCTGGAAGCCATTGACTTTGGGCGAAGAATGGCTGTTGAGAGGGAAATTGAGAAAACAGAATCTGCCCCACAGCCGAATGCAGTTTTTGATGAAAGCTCAAATTTTCTCATCTATGCAACTCTCCTTGGAATAAAA GTGGTAAATTTACACACTAATAAAGTTTCTCGAATTCTCGGAAAAGTGGAGAATAATGATAGGTTTTTGAGAATTGCCTTATACCAAGGTGACAAAAGCAGTAAAAAAGTTAGAAAAATCCCTGCTGCTGCAGCAAATGTTAATGAAAGCAAAGAGCCTTTGACAGATCCTACTCTCATATGTTGTGCTTTCAAAAAACACAGAATCTATCTATTCAG TCAGAGAGAACCAGAGGAGCCTGAAGATGCAACTAAGGGAAGAGATATATTCAACGAAAAGCCTCCTGCTGATGAACTCTTGGCTGCATCAGAGATTGGTAAATCATCCTCAACATCTCTTCCTGACAATGTG ATTTTGCGTACTACAATGGGTGACATACACATGAAACTGTATCCAGAGGAATGTCCAAAAACTGTGGAGAACTTCACAACACACTGCCGAAATGGCTATTATGATAACCTCATATTTCATCGAGTCATCAAAGGTTTCATGATACAAACGGGAGATCCTTTAGGAGATGGTACTGGTGGGCAATCCATTTGGGGACGGGAGTTTGAGGATGAATTTCATAAAAG TTTACGACATGACCGGCCTTTCACTGTGTCAATGGCAAATGCGGGAGAAAACACAAATGGATCTCAGTTCTTTATCACCACAGTGGCAACTCCTTGGCTTGACAACAAGCACACAGTTTTTGGCAGAGTTATCAAGGGGATGGATGTTGTGCAG GCTATAGAAAAAGTGAAGACGGACAGGGGAGAAAGGCCCCAAGTAGACGTGAAAATTCTGAATGTTACTGTCCCCAAGCCTTAA
- the LOC137714777 gene encoding uncharacterized protein gives MASSISYAMFIASLLLCLSSSPAPFANARASQLVRNVCKQTQEEFGYSYRQCVKSLWKDIPIRSATNLKDLDIAILQLATANAAQTKATFEKAFNATNKNANGTAAIKQCVDSYDFALGAFIFAVRGVNDGDKSVTKILTQTQDDLVRCQRALASVEVQLPMPVSTTNFWVMLYRDVAFLVTSQLLNI, from the coding sequence ATGGCCTCCTCAATCAGTTATGCAATGTTCATTGCTTCCTTGCTCTTATGTCTCTCGTCGTCTCCAGCACCATTTGCAAATGCAAGAGCGTCTCAATTAGTTAGGAATGTTTGCAAGCAAACCCAAGAAGAATTCGGCTACAGCTATAGGCAGTGCGTAAAATCTCTTTGGAAAGATATTCCAATTAGATCGGCAACTAATCTCAAAGATCTTGATATAGCCATTCTTCAATTAGCAACAGCAAATGCAGCACAAACCAAAGCTACGTTTGAAAAAGCTTTCAACGCCACCAACAAGAACGCTAATGGCACGGCAGCTATAAAGCAGTGTGTAGATTCATATGATTTTGCGTTAGGGGCTTTCATTTTTGCAGTGCGAGGGGTCAATGACGGTGACAAATCGGTCACCAAAATCCTCACACAGACGCAAGATGACCTTGTTCGTTGCCAAAGAGCATTGGCCTCTGTTGAAGTTCAGCTTCCTATGCCAGTATCGACGACAAACTTTTGGGTCATGTTATATAGGGATGTTGCATTCCTTGTTACTTCCCAGTTATTAAATATCTAG
- the LOC137714816 gene encoding uncharacterized protein, which produces MASSISYAVFIASLLLHLSSSPAPFANARASQLVRSVCKQTQEEFGYTYRQCVKSLWKDIPIRSATNLKDLDIAVLKLAAANAAQAKATFEKAFNATDKNTNGTIAIKQCVDSYDFALWAFVFAVRGVNDSDKSVTEILTQAQDDLVRCQRALASVEVQLPMPISTTNFWVMLYRDIAFLVTSQFFNI; this is translated from the coding sequence ATGGCCTCCTCAATCAGTTATGCAGTGTTCATTGCTTCCTTGCTCTTACATCTCTCGTCTTCCCCAGCACCATTTGCAAATGCTAGAGCGTCTCAATTAGTTAGGAGTGTTTGCAAGCAAACCCAAGAAGAATTCGGCTACACCTATAGGCAGTGCGTAAAATCTCTTTGGAAAGATATTCCAATTAGATCGGCAACTAACCTCAAAGATCTTGATATAGCTGTTCTTAAATTAGCAGCAGCAAATGCAGCACAAGCCAAAGCTACGTTTGAAAAAGCTTTCAACGCCACCGACAAGAATACTAATGGCACGATAGCTATAAAGCAGTGCGTAGATTCGTATGATTTTGCGTTATGGGCTTTTGTTTTCGCAGTGCGAGGGGTCAATGACAGTGACAAATCGGTCACCGAAATCCTCACACAGGCCCAAGATGACCTTGTTCGTTGCCAAAGAGCATTGGCCTCTGTTGAAGTTCAGCTTCCTATGCCAATATCGACGACGAACTTTTGGGTTATGTTATATCGGGATATTGCATTCCTTGTTACTTCCCAGTTCTTCAATATCTag